AGAGAAGATATTACATCTGATCAAATATCCAACAATCCATTCTCACAGGCATCGTGTCTTCTGGAGGAGGAATCTTCAACAGGGATCAcatctgaaatgaaaacagaccTGGTTTCTACTTCAACGCTCCAAAAACATCTTCACAGATAAACAGAAAGAGTTCCTGTCTGATCAGGTTATCTCAGAGAATCTCATTCACCACAAGGGGGAACATGCTTCTCTGGAGAAGCCGGAGACAGACTCAGGATCTGTGCTCTAGAGGGAACACGCTTCTCTGGAGGAGCCGGAGACAGACTCAGGATCTGTGCTCCAGAGGGAACACGCTTCTCTGGAGAAGCCGGAGACAGACTCAGGATCTGTGCTCCAGAGGAAACACGCTTCTCTGGAGGAGCCGGAGACAGACTCAGGATCTGTGCTCCAGAGGAAACACGCTTCTCTGGAGGAGCCGGAGACAGACTCAGGATCTGTGCTCCAGAGGGAACACGCTTCTCTGGAGGAGCCGGAGACAGACCCAGGATCTGTGCTCCAGAGGGAACACGTTTCTCTGGAGGAGCCGGAGACAGACTCAGGATCTGTGCTCTAGAGGGAACACGCTTCTCTGGAGGAGCCGGAGACAGACTCAGGATCTGTGCTCTAGAGGGAACACGCTTCTCTGGAGGAGCCAGAGACAGACTCAGGATCTGTGCTCCAGAGGGAACACGCTTCTCTGGAGGAGCCAGAGACAGACTCAGGATCTGTGCTCTAGAGGGAACACGCTTCTCTGGAGGATCACAAGTTATCAGCGGGAAATAAAGGAATAATAAATATAACGGGTGCTAACGACAGATGCTAACAGCAGCTAGCTAACAGATCCGCCACAGTTCTCCCGCTGGCCGCGTCTCACCGCTCGGGTCGCTCCGGTCTCTTCATCTCAGCTCGCGGGGGTTGTCGGTAAATTTAACGTGACGTCACATTCTTAGGGTTTTATTgcttaaagtattaaaaagcTTTGATGTTGCCGCCTGCTAGCAAAACAGCACTTAGCTTTAGCTTAGGCGGCGGCTGCGTTACCATGGAGCCCGACGGGTCACCGCGAGGGACAAAGGAGCGGCTAGgcgaaagcaaaataaaaaacctgagATGacgaaaatatatataaagcagAATCCTCCACCAGAGCACgtgctcatatttctacatccTTTCCTCTCTCATTCATATAAAGGTCCCTGACacgttttatttgtttagtccatattcacaaatcggTTTGTCTCATAGATCAAAGAGCAACACGACCAAACACACTCAACCCCGGTTTCATTAAGACACCGGGACTTTGACCCCTGAAATAGAATCCGTTAATCCAGGGGAATTCTatcaaatgtaattaaattcCCTTCGGACAGtcccgtgaccttgacctttgacccactgCACCTAAATCTAGTCAGCTCAGTGCAGGTGAACGTTTGGGATCAGAAGAACTTCCCTGGAGCGGATGTTAGAGGAGAAGGttgtgtgtggtcctgagtcTCGGTTTCTAACGACAGGTGGAGTTTTCACATTCTACTTCAGAGAGTTCAGTTCTCTGCTGATGCTCAATTATCTCAATTCCACTGAACTACTTGTACAAGAAAGTTCATCAAGTTAATCTGTATTCATTCAATTAAACACATGAAATCTGGTAGTCATTTATTTGTGATGACATAAGTATGTTTTTCCTTTCTACCTCATTTGAAGGTTTGTCACCGCATGGTTCGAGCAAAGGAAACTAACTGAACAGCTGATtctgataaatagataaaaacatTAAGAAGACACATtaagtgtgtgagcagtgtggtTCAGCCCAAATCACCTGCCATGCGAGTTGTTGCATCATTAATTAACACTAGACTTCTTGAATTTGTCTTTGGTCCAGAGATCatgtttataataaaataacacacGTGCATGGAAGGAAATGCATGAACTTTATTGAGCCAAATGTGGATTTTGCAAAACACTCCATCCCTCGTCAGTCATAGGAGCACAGTGTGACCTGGCCATGGCTTTAATTTAACTGCATTACTACGTACTGTTATTTATACATTATTGCAATAGAGGAAATCAAAGGTTCAAGTGTGAATAACCACAGGTTTGATGAGTTTTGTTTTTGGATGAGAAAGCTGGTCATCCACCAGAGCAGGACTTTATTTACTAGTTAATTCAAAATTACTTATTTCAACCAACTCAACTGGTGTTTCCAAAGAAACCAGCATCAACTTGTTCCCACTCCAGAGGGTTCATGTGATCATAGTGAACCGACTCAGCCGTCCACACAGGACTCACTCGGACCTTAATATGACCAGAGAACATCCACTTAGTTTTAAACTTGCATTAGCAGGAAAATAATTgaacaaataatttaattaaacatttaagatGCCGGAGACAGTCAGCTCTCTAGCCTGAGAGCAGGCAGCTAGACATGTAAACAGCAATGAGTTGTTAAGGTAAAAACAAGACTGAAAAACCATGCAGACAAACCCCGACCCCTCCCCCCCGCTGCAGGCTTCTCAATTACCCACATCAGTTGGAACAGATgtgacctcccccccccccgtcccccatGACACAACTCCAACACATGGAGACTCATTGTTTTATTGAAACACCttgaatacaaaacaaaaagttaCATGAAGTGTCTTTACTGCGACACAagacctaaaaataaaaaataaaggaataaacaagggggaggaggaagtgggCGGGGTCATCACCACTCATCCCTGATGTTGTGTGGAGCTGCAGTGGCGTGTCTTTGTGAGAGCGAGCCTGCCCCCTGGTGTTGTAGGGGTCGGTGTTACAGAGTCCCATATTTGTCAAGAGGTAAATCTTGTGTTAGCTAGTAGGAGCTGGTGGGACTACGAGGGGGGGGCCAACAGCAGCACAtaggaggaaggggggaggggggttaaTGGCCACCCTGGAGAGTCGGGGAGAGGGCCGATCGGCAGCTTCTAGAAGCCGTGGACTTTGAGCTGCTCATCCTTGGCCAGGTGAACCTGCAAAGACAGAACAAAGGCTGATCAGTGAAATGACCCTTGACCCACTTCACATGTTCCAAACAAAGCATGAAAACAACTCGTCGCACTCTCGACTTACATCAGTGAGGAACTTGCAGATATCCTTGCGCTGGTCACCCTGCAGCTGGATCACTTCACCATACTCTGGGTGCTCGATCACTGTCCCGTTGCAGGCAAACTTCTGTTtaggaacaaaacaacaaacctgTGAGTCAGACAGGCCATGCCCTGGTCTTCAAGACCAACGTGAGAGAGAAGCATTGAAACAGAAGAACCCACCTTCTTGAAGGCCTTGACTAGCTTCTTCTTGTCATACTGGGAGGAGATGCCCTGGACAGTGGTGAGGGTCTTCCTGCCGTTCCGCTGTTGGATTCTTATGTGGATGTAGTCCTCAGTCCCAGCTGGGTGTTGGTCATCACCCTTATCAGCAAAGGggtctggaggggggggggggggtagaagaACAGCTCGTTAGTGACactggataaacacaatacatggaaCGATTCTACACAGTTTGATCGTCAAACCATTATATgtccatatttttttataataacgagatattttatatattttcagttttttttcgaCGTCAATCGAAGTGAAAATCCAGATCCCCTGTGCGGTGTCATGTTTCAGATGAGAACTGCGCAGAGCCCATGCTACAGATTCAGCTCCCCAGCTTACTGCGGCCCGGAGGCCACAGCTTAGCGGCGGCTTCCGGTCAGTAAACACGACCGCTCGGGAGGACCGGGCCCGTCGTGACGTAGAAGCCTTCGTTTTAACATGGATGATAAATATCTCCACTCTGACGCGAGTCGATCAAATCATAGGTATAACGGATTTATTAGCAGAAACACGATTTTCAGCATCGATGCTAGCGCGTCAGAAGAATAGGCTAACGCGTTAGCGGTGACATGCAGGCCTAATGGCGGCCGTTCGAACAGCAAGCAGGCTGGGGACGAACACAGAAACTGGACCCGTCCCACCGGTCCGCTGCAGGTCGACGGTTCTGTGGACCTGGTCACTCGGACGGACACGAGCTGTGACGATGACCGAAATCAGAGATATAAAGCTCCAGGTGACGCTGGACGTTAGCCCCGTTAGCTCGTTAGCTCGTTAGCTCGTTAGCTCGTACCCCTCCCCCACCCGGTGTCCTCGCCCCGGAGAAAAGCCACTCACCATAAGTTTGGAGGTTCTGGATAGAGGACATACGATAAGATTGGATTTCCTTTTCGGATGATAACTTGTTGACGGTCGGTGAGTCGGCGGTCTGTGCCTGGAGCTGTTACTGGTCTGGGATCAGTCGGTGGATCAACACTCGCTTCGTCACAGCTTCTCACAAAATGGAGCCTGAAGTCGTCCAGCGGCTGGAAAACAAGCCTTTATGCCCCGCCCCGAGCCTGACGTCACCGCGTCGCCACGTCTCCAACCAGCCACGCCCCAACAGGGCCCACTTTACTGGAATGTTGACGTCACCATTTGAGAACATGGTCaataggaaaaaaacaaatcttacgTTTAAGTATAATTATCTTTTTAATAGTTAAATTTACACTTACTTCAAAGTTAATAGTTATTAGAAGCAGaagtgttttatatatatttggacTGATCGATGAATACAGATGTACATATGTATAGATACGTATAGATAGGTGTATAGATATGTGTAAAGACAGAGAGATGTAGGTGGACTCGTACATAAGAGGCAGTAATCAAGAGTAACAGTTCTAACTAAAGTGCTctcaaatacaaaacacatttaacatAAATAGGTAAGCGACGTATTAAATTATTTGGAgcatatttttcatattttgtagaaaaataaatagattaGAAATTCTATGGAGTGTAAGTTATTTAAAAACCCTACACTTCATGGAGAAAGTTAAAACTGTACTTTGCTCATACTGCCTTATATATGAACATACTTCTTAGGCTGAGACATATTTGTGCTGTTTAtcatgtaataatattttaccCCTACTTTTTATAACCCATTTCTTCAGCTCCACGCAGCATCTACTGCCGTCCTGGTGAGGGACCCTCACATCACTCATTCCCTGTTAATAAGGTTGATGTAAATCTAGCTGAGGGTTGAGAACTGGATCTCCCACCTTGTTCAGCCCTATGAAACAgtgtgatatgtgaatatgggctatacaaaaatgtttttattgagatAAGTAACAAACTGCTGAATTAGAAAACAGGCCCATGTATAGAACAAGCTTTTACATTAAAGAGTTTTTACTGCAGAGGGTCAGtttacttttcaaataaaaaaaaaatagatcaaATCATCAGTGTGACGCGCATGTTAAACTTTTATCAACTGCATGTATTAAACAGTTAAACACCTACAATTATCtgaggaataaaaaaacaggcCATAAAAAATACCAAATAATTCTTTATTGAAGGTCTCATTTTTGGATCACATGGGAAATAAACATGTCATGGTACAGAGCATGAGACTGTAGCAACCGCACCACTGGTAGTCACAGGAGCTTTCTGGAGAATACTGGATACATCCAAGCACTCAGCAGAGCAACACGCCACCTTAACAGCTAACCAGCAATATTCAACTGCTACACAACTGCGCCTAgtgcacaaaaacacatacagGCAGGATTAGGAtcagaaattaaaaagaaaagatgaacaAACAGTGTCTAAGAGTGCAGCAAATTAtatcctttaaaataaaaagactcAACGACAAGAGTTTTACCTTAAAATCGGACATGACACATTCTACACATCGATGACCTTTACCCACACTTGAAAGTTGCACTCAACTTACTGAACTTCACATGTGATTATATTTAACTTGAGTTAGAATAAACAACTGTCCTGTCTACATGGACAACAACCTGAGCGGCAGCAACCAAAGGAAGGAAGCATCCGTGTTGTTTACTGCGGGATTACTTCAATTtaactcgtgtgtgtgtgaaatgaagtAAGGGAAACTAAAGGCTTTTCCTCACATATATTATGATTAGGGACTTTGTATCCCTTTTTGATTCCAGACTGAAAATGGAAATTTAGGAGCAAATGTTTTAAGTGAGGCTCTGATGTTTATGTCTCATTATGTTGACGCCTGTATCACAGAGTGAGATTACAGAGAAGCTAGCATAAAACAGCAGGTCCCCCCCGttgaacatttttacaaaatgaaCGTTTGCAATGAAGAACTCAAAAGCAAGCGAGACTCTGCAGAACTCACTCCATGATACAGGATGCAGAGAGGACGCTTCGCAGTATCTAGTGAACCATCTGAAAGTGATGTCTGAACACGACCCCcacccctttttaataaatgattaaactttatgaaaataagaaaaaaatcacaGCACATCGATgacatggaaaaaaaagaagctgtacTGAAGCTAAATAAATGAGAACAAAGCACGGATAACACAGTAATAACCTTTAACAGCCGTACACGTCGCTCGTGTGGGATCCTGTCTAAGAAGTTCTGATGTCATCACCTGAAACTGCCAAAAAAAGGAAACGTTAGACAAAGTGTTTCATGAGACAATAACTTTTACAAACCTCGAGTTTTAAGCCGGAACAACAAACGTCTTTGTTAAAAACCTGATCATTTGTGCACAGTTTATGAGACGATGTTTATTTTGCTGAACTTCAAAAGGATGTCACATGTTTGATTCCTCAAATCTACGCGTTTCTGGTACAAGCATGAAGCTATTGAGGGAACAGTCGTGAATGTGGGTGTGTTACCAGCAGCCAATTGCTCTGAATGTGCATCATGCCCCTCGGTGACAGAGTCCAGTGACCAGCAGCTCAACATGGAGCGCCATCACAACAACCTACTCTCTGCTGTCGAGGACGTCTCACCACCGCCTTCGCCTATGGATTTAAACAACCAACTGGACAGAGCGCCGATAACTCAGTCAATTTATAatcagggtggggggggttaaCATTTTCAGAAAGCATTCTGATGAGGTCATTGAGTAAATACCCTTAAGGGCAAATTGAGACAGTTTCAAAACAGTTGAAATGTTTttacaggaagagaaaagactTCCATCGGATCGACAAGATTGAAAAGCAAACACGAGAATAGGTGAAATTATACAAAATGGGGATGAACCGAGTCTGGACTCCTCAAGCACCACTACCCCAACACACCCTCCTCCTACAGGACAGCTGAGGCCTGAGGGGCAGATAGAGCAGTGGTACCTCAGCACTAAACCAACATTCAAGGTTTGTTTTACCTGTTCTTTAAAGTTAAGATAAGttgtatttaatttggtctTGAAATTACACCAGACACCTGCTGAATTATCTGCGGAGAAGGAGGGTTAGGGAAATGAAAATGGAATATGAAATGTCTCAGTGCTTTGATAtcgaactcacctactgctgatcTGCAGAGCTCTACGGGGTTTCACCTCCATTTTCTGGTGCGGCCTTGGGCGGGCTTTTAGACCTGGACCTAGACTTGGACTTGGACTCTCTTTTGGAGGCAGGGGTATGGCTTCTGGACCTGGACTTAGACTTGGATTTTGATCTGGAGCGAGAGTGGGACTTGGCCTTGGCGGTCTTGGCCCTGGGAGAGTGGGACTTGGATCTGGAGTAGGAGTGGGATCTGctggacctggacctgctgCGGGAACGAGAGCGGCTCCTGCTGCGGGACCTGCTGCGTCTCTTGTGTCTCGGGCTGCGGGAAGAGCTGAATACATTCAGTGGGTTGTGTTAACATCGGTAAAGTGAAAACAGCTGGAACAGAATTGAGAGAGACTGGGACCTGGAGGGAGTCACAGACAACCCAACAGATATCACAGTTTCACTTTGGTCACAGATAATAAACGATAAATCAAAAGATCAGATGTCATGGGATTATCCTGATCTactgcaaaaaataaaatacacctcAGATTTGTTGAGCTAAAACTAAACTCACAACTTCTAACTAAGCTTTCAGGAACGTGACTTGCATCCATTAAATTGTTCGTACTacgtttaatatttaattactTTCACTGGTTTCTCATGTGGTTTCAAATATTGTTAGGCAATAAGTAACGTTTTTAAGAATACTGctatatataaattaaaaacaaatagagATTATAATGATTGTAAGAAAACTATTAGAATAAGTTACTACTCTGGTCATTTGACTCGTGGGACCATCTGAGCACATGTGATGATGGTCAATACTGGATCCTCACTTTCTCCTGGTGGATCCAGGAGTTCTGTTATTTACGGAGAAACCCCTCGATGtgtttatattcattttatatttgtctCGGCCGAGTTGTGTAGTGAATTCCACCCGTTTGAAAGCAACACAGCACTTTCCCCGTCTCAACGTGTTTTGGTCGAGGACAAAGCGAAAGCCTGATTTTACCGCGTCGCACTCATTCAACTGGTTCTTACCTTCTGCTTCGGCGGCCATAGCCTCCGCTCCTCCGGGGCGCTCCTCCtcgccgtcctcctcctcctccgcctcctccacctccgtcGCGACCTCCACCTCCATCGCGACCACCgccgcctccacctcctccgttGTGAGAGTCCGGGGGTCTGCCGTACCGGGCCATCTGGACCCGGAGCTCCCGTCCGTCCAGGAGCGCGCCGTCCATGGCGTCCATCGCGTCTTCAGCGTCGCGTTTGTCGTGAAAACGCACGAAGGCGAAGCCGCGGCTCTCCTTCGTGTATCGGTCCCGCGGGATGTAGACGTCTCCGACCCGGCCGTACTTCTCGAACACCCGTCGCAGGGTTTCTGGGGAGGTCCGGTACGTCAGGTTGTCCACTTTGAGCGAAGTCATGCCGTCGACGTCCGGCGGAGGCCTTCCGTAACTCATGGCGAGGAGCCCGCGAGGCCTGGTCGCCTTCGAACGAGCAGCGGGAGTCTTCGCGCGGGTTGAGAAAGTCCACGCACACGGTTTAAAGTCGAACTCTGCACTTGTGGCGGATTTAAATCTTCACGAACCTGAATATTGTTCAGTTTCTGGGTCG
Above is a genomic segment from Pleuronectes platessa chromosome 16, fPlePla1.1, whole genome shotgun sequence containing:
- the eif1 gene encoding eukaryotic translation initiation factor 1, whose protein sequence is MSSIQNLQTYDPFADKGDDQHPAGTEDYIHIRIQQRNGRKTLTTVQGISSQYDKKKLVKAFKKKFACNGTVIEHPEYGEVIQLQGDQRKDICKFLTDVHLAKDEQLKVHGF
- the srsf2b gene encoding serine/arginine-rich splicing factor 2b isoform X2; the protein is MSYGRPPPDVDGMTSLKVDNLTYRTSPETLRRVFEKYGRVGDVYIPRDRYTKESRGFAFVRFHDKRDAEDAMDAMDGALLDGRELRVQMARYGRPPDSHNGGGGGGGGRDGGGGRDGGGGGGGGGGRRGGAPRRSGGYGRRSRSPRHKRRSRSRSRSRSRSRSRSRSSRSHSYSRSKSHSPRAKTAKAKSHSRSRSKSKSKSRSRSHTPASKRESKSKSRSRSKSPPKAAPENGGETP
- the srsf2b gene encoding serine/arginine-rich splicing factor 2b isoform X1, producing the protein MSYGRPPPDVDGMTSLKVDNLTYRTSPETLRRVFEKYGRVGDVYIPRDRYTKESRGFAFVRFHDKRDAEDAMDAMDGALLDGRELRVQMARYGRPPDSHNGGGGGGGGRDGGGGRDGGGGGGGGGGRRGGAPRRSGGYGRRSRSSSRSPRHKRRSRSRSRSRSRSRSRSRSSRSHSYSRSKSHSPRAKTAKAKSHSRSRSKSKSKSRSRSHTPASKRESKSKSRSRSKSPPKAAPENGGETP